TCTCTTGTCGGCGTCATCACCGACCCGCCGGTCGGGGAGCGGCGCTGGCCCTCGATCGGCAGGATCGGGCCCGGCTACCGGGCACGGATCTGCGCCGAGGACGGCACCGAGCAGCCAGCCGGTCAGTGCGGGGAGCTCTACATCCATGGCATCCCCGGGGTCAGCCTCATGATGGGCTACTGGAACGACCCGGCGGCGACCGCCGCTGTGCTGGCCGATGGCTGGTACCGCACCGGTGACTACGCCGTCGTCGACGAGGAGGGCTGGTTCTTCTTCCTCGACCGGCACCTCGACCTCATCAAGCGGGCCGGCGAGAACGTCTCGGCCACCGAGGTCGAGTGCGTGCTGTCCGGGTGCCCCGGAGTTGAGGCAGTCGCCGTCGTCGGCGTGGTCGACGAGGTGCGGGACATGGCGGTCAAGGCTGTCGTCGTCCCCGCATCCGAGCATGTGACCGCCCAGTCCATCATCGACTACGCCTCCCGCAGGCTGTCCTATTTCAAAGTTCCCACAATCATCGAGTTCCGCAGCGCTCTGCCGCGCGGCGCCTACGGCAAGGTCAACCGCCAGGCCCTCAAGGAACCCGCAGAGATCTCTGACCGGCCGCGGGCCTGTCAGCCGACACCTCACATCACGACCAGTCACTAGAAGGAGACCAGATATGGCGATCAATACGGAGATGGTGGGCCAGACATTTGGCCCGTTCGTCCGCGAATACACGTTCCGCGACCTCGAGCTCTTCGCGCTCGGCTGCGGCGCCGGCATCGACGGCCGGGACGGCCTCGAGTACATCAACGAGAAGGATTCGACGAACCCGGAGCTCAAGGTGCTCCCGATGTTCGGCGCGATGCTCATCGTCGACTCCGAGGTCACGCGCACCATCGACTACGGCTACAACTACGCGGGCTCCCTCCACTGGGGCTTCGACATCACGTTCCATGAGCCGATCACGAAGATGGCGGACCGTCTCGAGACCTTCGTCAGGCTTGAGGGCCTCTTCGACCGCGGCGAGGGTCGCGGCCTGCTCGCCCAGCACATCGGCGACACGTACGACTCGGATGGCACGAAGCTGTTCACGACCGAGTCGTGGGACTGCCTCATCTACGACGGCGGCTGGGGCGGCCCCGCCGCACCGAAGGACATCGTCGAGATGCCGGACCGTGAGCCGGACGTTGTCGTGACCGAGCGTATCCCCGAGAACCAGGCGCTCATCTACCGCCTGTCGGGCGACTACCACCCGCAGCACATCGACTGGGACTACGCCGCCGAGAACGGCGAGCCGCGCCCGATCCTCCACGCGATCTCCTACGCGGGCGTCGTCATGCGCCACGCCATCAACGAGTTCGTCCCCGGCGAGCCGGAGCGGATCACCCGCTTCAAGACCCGGATCACCTCACCCGTCCACCCGGGCACCACGCTCAGGACCGAGCTGTGGAAGGTCGGCGAGGGCGAGCTCCGCTTCCGCCTCGTCGATGAGGATGTCGACGCGACGGGAGCGAAGCCCCACCTCAACTGGGGAATCATCGAATTCAAGTAGGCGAACTGGAGCGGGCCACCCGCAGCGGAAGAAGGAAGAATGCAGAAAGTTAGCCTCGACGATCTGGGGATGAACACATTCCTCAAACGGATCACCCTCTACTCATCGGGAGGTCCGTTCCTCGAGGGATACGTGCTCGGCGTCATCGGCGTCGCGCTGCCCCTCATCGTCAGCGAGTTCAGAATCGATGAGCACTGGAACGGACTCCTTGGAGTCGCCTCCCTCATCGGCCTGTTCTTCGGCGCCTCTGTCGGCGGATGGCTCACCGACCTGCTCGGCCGGAAGCGGATGTTCATCATCGACATCGCGCTCATCGGCATCCTCTCCATCATCTCCGCCTTCGTGGCGAGCCC
This is a stretch of genomic DNA from Flaviflexus salsibiostraticola. It encodes these proteins:
- a CDS encoding MaoC/PaaZ C-terminal domain-containing protein, coding for MAINTEMVGQTFGPFVREYTFRDLELFALGCGAGIDGRDGLEYINEKDSTNPELKVLPMFGAMLIVDSEVTRTIDYGYNYAGSLHWGFDITFHEPITKMADRLETFVRLEGLFDRGEGRGLLAQHIGDTYDSDGTKLFTTESWDCLIYDGGWGGPAAPKDIVEMPDREPDVVVTERIPENQALIYRLSGDYHPQHIDWDYAAENGEPRPILHAISYAGVVMRHAINEFVPGEPERITRFKTRITSPVHPGTTLRTELWKVGEGELRFRLVDEDVDATGAKPHLNWGIIEFK